TCCATCAAAATCGGCATTAAATGCAGCACACACTAAAGGGTGTAACTGAATAGCTTTTCCATCAATTAATACAGGATGAAAGGCTTGAATTGAAAGTTTGTGAAGCGTTGGAGCTCTGTTTAATAATACAGGATACTCATGTACGATTTCTGCTAAACATTCCCAAACTTCATTCGTTTCTGCTTCTATTAATCTTTTCGCAGCTTTTAATGTAGTTGCATAGCCTTTTTCTTCAAGTTTTGCCATTAAATGCGGTTTGAAAAGTTCAATTGCCATAACTTTTGGTAATCCACATTGATCCATGTTTAAAGAAGGACCAACAACAATTACAGAACGTCCAGAGAAATCCACTCGTTTACCAAGTAAATTCTGTCTAAATCGCCCTTGTTTACCTTTAATAATTTCAGATAAAGATTTTAAAGGTCTTTTATTAGCACCCTTAACAGCATTAGCCGTTTTACCATTATCAAATAATGCATCAACAGCTTCTTGTAACATTCTTCTTTCATTTCTAATAATGATTTCAGGTGCATCAAGTTCTGTTAATCGTTTAAGTCTGTTATTTCTGTTTATTACTCTTCTGTATAAATCATTTACATCAGAAACAGCAAATTTACCACCATCAAGTGCAACTAAAGGTCTTAAATCAGGCGGAAGAACTGGCAGTTGAGTAAATACCATCCATTCAGGTCTGTTTCCAGATTTAAGGAAGTTCTCAACCACTTTTAATCGTTTAATGATTGTTTTTCTTTTAGCTTCTGATTTAGTAGCTTTCATTTCTTCTTTTAATGTAATTAAAAGTTCAGATAAATCAAGGTTAGCAAGTAAATCACGAATAATTTCTCCACCCATTTTAGCTTCAAAACCAGTATGTTCAAATAAATCATATACCGTTCGGTATTGTTCTTCATTTAAAATATCGTATTTAGCTATTTTTTTAGTAGCATTATTATCGTAAAAAGATTCACCAGCAGAACTTACAATATAAGCTTCGTAGTATAATACTCTCTCTAAATCTTTTAATTTAACACCTAATAGTGTACCAATTCTAGTTGGTAAAGAACTTACCATCCAGATATGTGCAACAGGAGCTGCTAAATCAATATGACCCATTCGGTGACGTCTTACTTTAGAAGAAGTTACTTCAACCCCACATTTTTCACATACAACACCCTTGTATCGCATCTTTTTGTATTTACCACAAAGACATTCATAATCTTTAACAGGTCCAAAAATTTTAGCACAGAATAAACCATCACGTTCTGGTTTTAATGTTCTGTAGTTAATTGTTTCGGGTTTTTTAACTTCTCCAGAAGACCAAGAAAGAATTTTCTCTGGACTTGCTAGTTTAAGTTGAAAAGCAGAGAAATCAGTTGGTCTATCTAACTCTTTGATTTCAATAGGTTCTAAAATAATATCTTTTTTACTCATTGTTTTCTACCTCTTTAAATATTTCAACATCTAATCCAAGAGCTTTAAGCTCTTTAGTCAATACGAAGAATGTTTCAGGAACACCTGAAGGTGGAACATTTTCACCATTTGCAATAGCTCTATATGCTCGTGTACGACCTTCAACATCATCTGATTTAGTCGTTAACATTTCTTTAAGAACAGCTGTTGCTCCATATGCTTCAAGAGCCCAAACTTCCATCTCTCCAAATCTCTGACCACCAAATAAGGCTTTTCCACCTACTGGTTGTTGTGTTACTAGAGAGTAAGGTCCAGTTGATCGTGCATGTACTTTTTCATCCACCAAGTGATGCAGTTTAAGCATATACATATAACCCACATTAACTCGCTCTTTCATTTGATCACCCGTTTTACCATCAAATAATTCTGTTTTACCATCCGCATCAATTTTAGCTAATTCAAATAATTTATCAAATTCTGCTTGTTGAACTCCATCAAATACTTGAGATGCAAAACGAACACCTTTACACCAATCTCTACCATAATCGATTAATTCATCATCGCTTAAAGCATCCATGAATTTTTTACCATTCATAAGTTTAGCGATAGAAGCAATTGAAGTCATTTTAGCTCTTAAATCAACTATAAATTCTTCTTTTTTAGCATCAAATATTTCTTGAATTTGAGCTCCAAGTCTTTTACCAACTAAACCTAAGTGAACTTCTAGAATTTGTCCGATATTCATACGAGACGGAACACCTAATGGGTTAAGAATAATATCAACACCAGTACCATCTTTTAAGTAAGGCATATCAACTTCAGGAACAATATTAGAAACAATACCTTTGTTTCCATGTCGTCCTGCCATTTTATCCCCTACTTTAATTTTTCTTTTAGTTGCAACATAAACTTTTACTAATTTAATAACACCAGAAGCTAAAATATCATCGTGTTCGATAACAATTAATTTTTCTTCATGTTCTTCTCTTAGTTCAGTTTTTTGTTTAATAAAATGTTCTTTAATTGTATTGTAACGTTTTTCAACAGCGCCATCAAATGATGCTACTACTTTTTTCATAGCAAAACGGTTTACATTACCTAAAGCTTCAAGAGAAATTTTTGAACCTTTTTTATATTCTTTTTCATCTAATTCTAAATCTTTAGATAATAAGCTTTCTGCTAATAAACCATTGATTTTAAGAATTTCTTCTCTATCTAACATAAGAAGTTTATCATGATGTCTTAAATCAAGTTCCGCTTTTTCAGCTTCAATTTCAGCAACGGCTCTTTCATCTTTTTCGTATCCTTTTTTAGTGAATACTTTAACATCAACAACAGTTCCTTCCATAGAAGTAGAAGCATATAAAGATTTATTAATTACATGTCCTGCTTTTTCACCAAAGATTGCTCTTAATAGTCTTTCTTCAGGAGTTGGTTTGATTTCACCTTTAGGAGAAACTTTTCCAACCATAATCATTCCAGGTCTAATATATGTACCTACTTTAATGATTCCAGAACCATCTAAGTGAGTAATACTTTCTTCTTTAACACCAGGTAAATCTCTAGTGATTTCTTCATTTCCATGTTTTAACTCTCTACATTCTAATTCTTTTTCATAAATATGAATAGAAGTAAATGAATCTTCTTTAATAAGTTTTTGAGATAAAACAATAGCATCTTCATAGTTATAACCATTCCAAGGCATAAATGCAACCATAGCATTAACACCAACAGCTAATTCACCTCTGTCCATTGCAGGACCATCAGCAATAACTTGTCCAGCTTCTACTTTATCTCCAGCTTTAACAGATGTTCGTTGACCAAAAGAAGTATTATTATTTGTTCTTACATTTTTATGTACTTCATATCTATCAATAAAAGCACCATCTTCATCTTGACCAAGAACATAAATATTTTTAGAATCTGCTTTTTCTACAATACCAGGACGATCAGCTTTAATAGCTTCCCAAGCATCTCTACAAACAGTTTTTTCTAAACCCGTTCCAACTACAGGAGCATTAGGTCTTAATAATGGAACAGCTTGTCTCATCATATTTGATCCCATAAGTGCTCTATTGGCATCATCATGTTCTAAGAATGGAATTAATGAAGCAGCAACACCCATAACCATTTGAGAAGAAATATCAATTAAATCTACTTTTGATTTTTCAACCAATAAAATCTCACCATCTTGTCTAATTTCTACAAGATTTTCTAAAATTTTACCTTTATCATCCACTTTAGTAGAACCAGGTGCAATAAATAATCCCTCTTCTTGTGATGCTGTAAAATAAGTAATCTCATTCGTTACCATTCCATCAATTACTTTTTTATAAGGTGCTTCAATAAAACCTAAAGGATTTACTTTTGCAAAAGTAGCCAGAGTATTAATTAAACCAATATTTTGACCCTCAGGAGTCTCAACAGGACAGATTCTACCGTAGTGAGTAGGATGAACATCTCTTACTTCAAATCCAGCTCTCTCTTTAACAAGTCCACCTTCACCAAGTGCAGATAATCTTCTTTTATGAGTAACTTCTGATAATGGGTTTGTTTGATCCATAAATTGTGACAATTGTCCAGATGTAAAAAACTCAGTAATAGTAGAAGTAATCATTTTAGAGTTAACTAAATCATGAGGCATAATATCTTCTAGAGTACCTGATAAAGTAGTCATTTTGTCTCTAATAGCTTTTTGCATTTTAATAAGACCTGAATGCAATTCATTAGCAAGTAATTCACCAATAGCTCTAATTCTTCTGTTTCCTAAGTGATCTCTATCATCAATATGACCATGACCTGCTTTTACTTTAATTAAATATTGAACTGTTTTAATAACATCTTCGTATGTTAATACAGTAACGTATTCAGGAACATTAACACCCAGTTTATGGTTCATTTTCATTCTACCAACTCGTGTTAAATCATATCTTTCTGGATCAAAGAATAATTTTTTCAAGAAGTCTTTTGCAGCTTCTTTAGTAACAGGCTCACCTGGTCTCATTACTTTATAAATTCGAATAGCAGATAAGTCATTCTCATCTTCTATACCTTCAGTAATTTTAAGTAATTTTAAACTCTCAGAATCTGCTTTGAATGCATTAATAATAGAATTATCAACACCAGCAGCTAAATCATTTGCAATATCAAAATTAGTAAAACCTAAGTCTAATAATTTTTTTAATTTTAATTCATCTAAAGGAGATAAAGCATCGTATAATACTTCTCCAGATTCAGGATCAAAAATAGTAGAAGCATTATGTCTTTCCATTAATAATTCTAATGGGTACTCAACTAGGTCTAAACCACCCTCAACTAATGCTTTTGATTTTCTAGCAGTTAATCTTTTACCAGCAGCAATAACAACATTACCTTTTTCATCTTTAATATCGTATTCAATTCTACCTGTAAAATCTTCTGGATTAAATTTAGTTAAAAATTTATTATCTTGGATTTTAATATTAACAATTGGATAGAATAATTTGATAATATCTTCTTTTGAATATCCTAACGCTCTAAAAAGAATAGTAACAGGTACTTTTCTTCTTTTATTAATTCTTACATACAAAATATCTTTTGAATCGTATTCAAAGTATAACCATGAACCACGATCTGGAATAATTTGACCCGTATAGATTAATTTATTACCAGCAGTATTAGATTCTTCTTCTTTAAAAATAACACCTGGAGATCTGTGAAGTTGATTTACAACAACTCTTTCAACACCATTTACAATAAATGAAGTTCTGTCTGTCATTAAAGGAATTTCACGAACAAATAATTTTTGTTCTTTAATTTCTTTAACACCGATTTTTTCACCAGTATTTTCATCGATTTCCCATAGGGTTAATCGGATAATGATTTTTAAAGGAATTGAATATGTTAAACCTCTAACCATAGATTCTCTAACATTGTACTTAGGTTTTCCAACTTCAGATCCTAAATAATCTAAAGTAAGTCTACTTTGTGCATCATGAATAGGAAAAATAGATTTAAATACTTTTTCAATTCCTGCTAGGGTTCTGTCTTCATAACCAACCATAAGAAAATTGTCGTAAGAATTTTGTTGTAGTTGTAATAAGTTAGGTATCTCAATTTGTTGCGGATTTTTAGCAAAATCAACTCGAAGTCTATTACCAGATTTTAAAGAGTTTAGCATTGTTGGCCTTATTAAAATTTGATTTTTTTGCTTTATAGTATAAAGCACAAAAGCATCCCAAAAGGATAAGCTTAAAATTCATTTAAATTCTAAGCTTAGCCCTCAAGAGATGCTCGATTTACACGAGGCTAATGCCTCGTATAATAGTAAATGTTAAAATAATTATTTAACTTCTACTTTAGCTCCAGCTTCTTCTAAAGAAGTTTTTGCAGCTTCTGCATCTTCTTTAGAGATTCCTTCTTTAATTGTTGAAGGAATGTTTTCAGCAGCAGCTTTCGCTTCTTTTAATCCTAAACCAGTTAATGCTCTAATTGCTTTAATAACATTAATTTTTTTAGCACCAGTTTCAACGATAACTACGTCAAATTCAGTTTGTTCTTCAGCAGCTTCGCCACCAGCAGCAGCTCCACCAGCTACAACAGTAGGTTGTGCAGATACTCCAAATTTTTCTTCAAATTCTTTAACTAATTCAGATAATTCTAATACTGATAAGTTAGAGATATATTCTAATACGTCTTCTCTAGAAATTGCCATTTAAGGTCCTTTTATTTTTTTTATTTTTTTAACAGCTAGTAAACTATGCTGCTTCTTCTTCTTTTTTCTTCATTAAGTTGTCTAAACCAGTTACTAAACATCTAGCAGGTGCAGTCCAAACAGATAATAACATACCAAGAAGTTCATCTTTAGTTGCAAGTTTAGCGAATTGGTTAACAGTTGCAAGAGATGCAATTTTACCTTCGATGATACCTGATTTAATTTCAAACTTATCTTTCATTGTTGCTGCAAAAGTATCAGCTACTTTACAAGCAGTAACTTGATCTTCTGACCATACAAAAATGTTATTTCCATTTAATTCAATATCACCATAATCAGCATTTTTTACAGCAACTGTAACCAATGAGTTTTTAGCAACTTGAACAGTAGCACCAGCTTCTTTAGCTGCTGCTCTTAATGTTTCTAACTCTTTATGTGAAACACCATTGTACCCACAAACTACTACAGCTTGAGATCCTTTGAATTCACCAGTTAAAAAATCAATTATTTCGGATTTTCGTTGTTTGTTCATTAATAATTCCTCCCTTCAAAACATGAAACTTCAAAAGGTTTTACAAAGAATGGGAAGCATTCTTAACCTTTTTTCTCCAGTTTTATATCAGTGCTTTGTAACACTCAAAAATAAAGACCTTATCTTTACTATTGAATCTTAAAAAGAAAACTTAAATAAGAGTAAAACTCTTATTTAAGGTCCATTAATGCTAATGGCTCTAATTGAATCGATGGACTCATAGTTAAAGATACAACTGCTCTAGTATAAAATCTACCTTTTGCAGTTGAAGGTTTAGCTTTATTGATTGCAATTAAAAATGCTTCAATATTTTCTTTGATTGCTTCAGCAGAAAAAGATGCTTTTCCTACAGCTGCTTGCATATTCCCTTTTTTATCAACTCTATATGTAACTTGACCACCTTTAGCGTCAGAAACAGCTTTAGTTACGTCCATAGTTACAGTACCAACTTTAGGATTAGGCATTAAACCTTTTGGTCCTAAGATTCTTCCTACTTTTCCAACAATACCCATACAATCAGGAGTTGCAATTAATACATCAAAATCAATTTTACCCGCTTGAATATCAGCTGCTAATTCATCATTACCAACAATATCAGCACCTGCTGCTTTTGCTTCGTCCATTTTAGCACCTTTAGCAAAAACTGCAACTCTAACAGTTTTACCAGTACCATTTGGAAGAACAACTGCACCTCTGATCATTTGATCAGCATGTCTTGGATCTACATTTAAATTAAGTGAAACTTCAACACTTTCGTCAAACTTAGCAGATTTCAATTCTTTTAACATAGCTACTGCTTCTGTTAATTCGTATTGTTTACTTTCTACTTTTTCTACTAGTGCTTTAAATCTTTTTGAAACTTTTGCCATTTTTATCTCCGCAATATTTTATTTGTTATGAATGTAAAATTCATTTTGCTACCAGCGCTTTAAGTCAGCTGGTAAGACTATTGTTAAAGTAGAATTATTCTACTTCAACTCCCATAGATTTAGCAGAACCAGCTACAATTTTAGCAGCTTGTTCTACATCATTTGTATTTAAATCCGAAATTTTCATTTTAACGATTTCTAATACTTGTTCTTTTGTTAATTTAGCAATTTTATTTTTTGCTGGATTTTCAGAACCTTTTTTGATTCCTGCAACTTTTTTAATTAAATCAGTCATAGGTGGTTGTTTTAACTCAAATGTAAAACTTTTATCAGCATAAATAGTAATTACAACTGGGATTTTAAAACCTGCTTGTGATTTTGTTTTTTCATTGAATGCTTTACAGAATTCCATGATATTTACGCCTCTTTGACCTAATGCAGGTCCTACTGGTGGTGATGGGTTAGCAGCTCCAGCTGGTATTTGAAGTTTTAAAATTCCCGCTATTTTTTTTGCCATTGTGTTTCCTTTTAATTTTAAATGTATTTAAATATATTAATGATTAGTCATTAGGCAAGAAAACTATAGAAGAAGCTAAGTTTTTTTGCCTAATGACTAAGTATTCTCTTATACTACTCGTTCAACTTGAGTATAAGAGATTTCTACTGGTGTATTTCTTCCAAAAATAGAAACATTTAATTTAATGATTCCTGAACCTAAATCAAAGTCTTCTACTACTCCATTAAAGTTAGCAAATGGTCCTTCTTTAATTCGTAACATTTCACCCTCTTCAAAAGATACTTTTGGTCTGGCTGCTGCTCTGTTTTCTACCTTGTCTAAGATAGCTGCAACATCTTTATCTGTTAAAGGTGTAGGTCGTTTAGACTCACCAATAAATCGTCCAACTTTAGACATTGATTGAATTTTATGCCATAAAGCAGTATCAAGATCAATTTGTGCAAAAGCATATGCTGGATATAAAGGTTTTTCAACTATTGATTTAACTCCACGTCTTACTTCAATTAAATCTTCAGTGGGAACCAATACTTTTAGTATTTGATCATCTCCCATTTCTTTAGCAAGTGTTTCAAGTGCTCTTTTAACAGTAAGTTCACTTCCAGAGTGAGTTTGTATTGCGTACCATTGGTGTGCCATTTATTAATCCTTAGTTTATTATAGCTGATAAGCTTACTGACATGATTGCATCAATCAATGCTAAATACAATGAAATAACAGTTACAACAACAAAAACAGAAATAAATGCCGTTCTTACTTGTTCTTTAATAGGAAATATTACTTTTTGTATTTCATCTTTTGCATTTTTATAATAATTTTTAAGTTTACTCACAATCAACTCCAATAATTTTTAGCTTTTATAATTCTTTGAAAAGAAGTTATTAACTACTTTTAAAAAACTTATATCATCAAAAGAGAATTCTACATATCTGTTTTGGAAAGAGATTTTACTGAAATTTAGCTTATAGAAAGCTTATATAAAATAGTTTTTAAAATTAAAAGAGAATTGATATTTTGTATTAAGTGGCAGGTCAGGAGGGACTCGAACCCACAGCCATCGGATTTGGAATCCGGCGCTCTACCATTGGAGCTACTAACCTATTGTGTATATTTTAAGAAACTCAAAAAGAGTCAAAGTAAAGTCTTACGACTTTAATTTGATTTCTTTATGAAGTGTATGTTTTTTCAATCTAGGACTGTATTTTTTAAGAGTCATCTTCTCAGTGTGAGTTTTTGGGTTCTTAAAAGTAGTGTAGTTAATATCTCCACTCTCTTCACATTTTAGTCCGATTTTAATTGCTGATCCATTTCCCATGCTAATACCTACTTAGTTATTTCGGCAACAACACCAGCACCAACAGTACGTCCACCCTCACGGATAGCAAACTTAGTACCTTTTTCTAAAGCAACAGGAGAAACTAAAACAACATTCATTTCAATGTTATCTCCAGGCATAACCATTTCAACACCTTCTGCTAAAGTAACAGAACCAGTTACATCAGTAGTTCTGATGTAGAATTGTGGTCTATAACCAGAAAAGAAAGGAGTATGTCGTCCACCCTCTTCTTTAGAAAGAATATAGGCTTCACATCTGAATTCAGTATGAGGCGTAATTGAACCTGGCTTAATTAAAACTTGACCTCTTTGTACGTCTTCTTTTTTAACACCTCTTAAAAGAATACCACAATTGTCTCCAGCTTCTCCCTGATCCATTTCTTTACGGAACATTTCAACACCAGTTACAGTAGTAGTTTGAGTATCAACGATACCTACGATTTCAATTGTTTCACCAATTTTAACGATACCAGTTTCAATTCTACCAGTTACAACTGTTCCTCTTCCTGAGATAGAGAAAACATCTTCTACAGGCATTAAGAAATCTTTTTCAGTTTCTCTTTTTGGAGTTGGGATGTAAGTATCAACAGCATCCATTAATTCCATAATTTTAGCAGTCCAAGTATCTTCTTCACCTTTTTTTGCAGTTTCTAATGCTTGAAAAGCAGAACCAGCAATAATTGGAGTATCGTCACCTGGGAAGTCATACATAGATAATAACTCTCTGATTTCCATTTCAACTAATTCTAACATTTCTTCTTTATCTTCGTCGTCTAATTGATCTTCTTTGTTCATGAAAACAATGATGTAAGGAACACCAACTTGTTTAGATAATAAGATATGTTCTCTAGTTTGTGCCATAGGACCATCAGTCGCAGCAATAACTAAAATAGCACCATCCATTTGAGCAGCACCAGTAATCATATTCTTAACATAATCCGCATGGCCTGGACAATCTACGTGAGCGTAGTGTCTAGCTTCTGTTTCATATTCAATATGAGAAGTAGCAATAGTAATTCCTCTTTCTCTTTCTTCTGGTGCATTATCGATTTGATCGTAATCCATCATTTCTCCACCCAGTTTGTTAGTTAAAACTGCTGAGATAGCTGCTGTTAAAGTAGTTTTACCATGATCGACATGACCAATAGTACCAATGTTAACGTGTGGTTTGTTACGTTCGAATTTTTCTTTTGCCATAAAATTGCCTTTAAAGTTTTTATAACCCTCTGAGTAGATAAGCCCAATAGCTTCTCTATTCAGAGGGGATTTTATTGTATATTTATTTAGACATAAATATCAACAAGTTTTTTGTCGTGACATTATACATAAATAAACATAAAATTTGTATTATTTGAAAAATCAAAAAAAATATTTGATAAATTTCACTTCTTACAATGAATTAAGTGGAGCGGGAGACGAGACTCGAACTCGCGACAATCTGCTTGGAAGGCAGAGGCTCTAGCCAACTGAGCTACTCCCGCTTAACTTATAATGGTGGGGAGAGAAGGACTCGAACCTTCGAAGCCGTAGGCGAGGGATTTACAATCCCTTGGATTTGACCACTCTCCAACCTCCCCGGTTGAATAAAAAAAATCAAAGCAGACTATAAAGTTTGTTTTGATGTAAAAAATGGAGCTGATGATAGGAGTTGAACCTACGACCTGCTGATTACAAATCAGCTGCTCTAGCCAACTGAGCTACATCAGCGTCCAACAATTTAATGGTGGCGCGAGACAGAATCGAACTGTCGACACAAGGATTTTCAGTCCTTTGCTCTACCGACTGAGCTATCGAGCCATCTTAAATTGGATTGAAATTATATATATTTTTGATTAATTTAACCTTAAATTTCGGACAAATTCTTTAAATATATTTCCTCTTTGCGCATAAGATGTAAATTGATCCAACGATGAAGCAGCAGGAGAGAGGATTCCAACCGATTCTAAATCCAGTTTTGAATCAATTTTTTCCAATGTTTTGATATAATTTCCTTCATAAAAATACATAAAAGAATATTCTTTGCATAAAGTAATCAAACGCTTGAAATTACTTCCTATGATAAATATTTCAATATTAAAGTCTTGTAAAAAATCAAATAAAGGTCTTAAATTTGCACCTTTATCATCTCCACCTAAAATTAAATATATTTTTTTACCCTTATAAGAGCCCAAACCGCTCATTGTAGCGTCAATATTTGTACCCTTAGTATCATTCACCCATAAACGGTTTTTTTCATCTCTAAGCTCTTCTAATTTGTGTTCATCGATTACAAAGGTATTTATTTTTTTATAATCTTTTTCATCAAATAGAATTATTTTACATGCCATGGCTAAAAGTGCATCTAATAAAAAAGGCTCTTTAAAATCTACCTCGTTTTTAATGATTCCAAATTCATCACAAAGATCTTGCGCATTTTGATAAGTAATCTTACAGGCTTTGCTTGGATAATCTTTATAAACTTCAGGAATAATTGCTATTTCGCCTTCAAGCATAGAATCAAGAGGTTTTAGTTTGGCTTTAATATATTCATCATAAGAACCATGCCAAGAAATATGATCTTCTGAAATAGGCAAGAGGATATATAAATTGGGTTTGGCTTTATTGGTATAATGCAAGGTAAAAGAAGAGGTTTCAAGAATCCATATATTTTTTTTCTCATCAAGTGAACACAAAGGAACACCAATATTTCCTCCGTATACAGAACCTTTATCTTCTAATAAATGCTGCAACATTTGAGTAGTAGTTGTTTTACCATTCGTTCCAGATATCCAAATACTATAAGGCATAACAGAAGAGAATAAGTCATAATCACTTTGAATATTATTACAGTCTTTTAACATTTTGTTATAAGGTGGGATTCCAGGACTTACCACTGTAATATCTTGTGATTTTTTGTCATAGGATGAAAAATCACTTTCATCGTATAAGATTACATTGTCAAACTTCTTTTTGATAGCTTGGGCAGTTATTCCTTTACCCAAGACTCTTATTGTTTTATTTTCCATTTATCGTATTTTCAAACTCATCAAAGCAAAAAGATTAGCCATAAATGAGATTATCCAAAAACGTACAATGATTTTATTTTCTTTCCAGCCTTTTTCTTCAAAATGATGATGAATGGGTGCCATTAAAAAAACACGCTTTTGTCTTAATTTAAAAGAACCAACCTGCAAAATCACAGATACCGTTTCAATAACAAATATAAAACCAATAAGTATTAACAGAATTTCACTCTTACAAGCAATTGCCATATAGCCCATAAATGCACCAATAGGTAAAGAACCCGAATCCCCCATAAATACTTGAGCAGGATGGGAGTTATACCATAAAAAAGCGATTAAGGAGCCTATAAAAGCAGCGCCTAAAATAGTAAGTTCTCCAATAATTTGAATGTTTGGCAATAATAAATACGAAGAAATAATAGAATGACCTGTAATATATACAATGGCGGATAAAGTAAAAAAAGCCATAACAGAAGGTACTGTTGCAAGGCCATCTAAACCATCGGTTAAATTAACTGCATTAGACGTTCCTATCATTACAAAAATCCAAAA
The genomic region above belongs to Campylobacteraceae bacterium and contains:
- the nusG gene encoding transcription termination/antitermination protein NusG; translated protein: MAHQWYAIQTHSGSELTVKRALETLAKEMGDDQILKVLVPTEDLIEVRRGVKSIVEKPLYPAYAFAQIDLDTALWHKIQSMSKVGRFIGESKRPTPLTDKDVAAILDKVENRAAARPKVSFEEGEMLRIKEGPFANFNGVVEDFDLGSGIIKLNVSIFGRNTPVEISYTQVERVV
- the rpmG gene encoding 50S ribosomal protein L33 → MGNGSAIKIGLKCEESGDINYTTFKNPKTHTEKMTLKKYSPRLKKHTLHKEIKLKS
- a CDS encoding 50S ribosomal protein L10; the protein is MNKQRKSEIIDFLTGEFKGSQAVVVCGYNGVSHKELETLRAAAKEAGATVQVAKNSLVTVAVKNADYGDIELNGNNIFVWSEDQVTACKVADTFAATMKDKFEIKSGIIEGKIASLATVNQFAKLATKDELLGMLLSVWTAPARCLVTGLDNLMKKKEEEAA
- the rplK gene encoding 50S ribosomal protein L11; the protein is MAKKIAGILKLQIPAGAANPSPPVGPALGQRGVNIMEFCKAFNEKTKSQAGFKIPVVITIYADKSFTFELKQPPMTDLIKKVAGIKKGSENPAKNKIAKLTKEQVLEIVKMKISDLNTNDVEQAAKIVAGSAKSMGVEVE
- the rpoB gene encoding DNA-directed RNA polymerase subunit beta gives rise to the protein MLNSLKSGNRLRVDFAKNPQQIEIPNLLQLQQNSYDNFLMVGYEDRTLAGIEKVFKSIFPIHDAQSRLTLDYLGSEVGKPKYNVRESMVRGLTYSIPLKIIIRLTLWEIDENTGEKIGVKEIKEQKLFVREIPLMTDRTSFIVNGVERVVVNQLHRSPGVIFKEEESNTAGNKLIYTGQIIPDRGSWLYFEYDSKDILYVRINKRRKVPVTILFRALGYSKEDIIKLFYPIVNIKIQDNKFLTKFNPEDFTGRIEYDIKDEKGNVVIAAGKRLTARKSKALVEGGLDLVEYPLELLMERHNASTIFDPESGEVLYDALSPLDELKLKKLLDLGFTNFDIANDLAAGVDNSIINAFKADSESLKLLKITEGIEDENDLSAIRIYKVMRPGEPVTKEAAKDFLKKLFFDPERYDLTRVGRMKMNHKLGVNVPEYVTVLTYEDVIKTVQYLIKVKAGHGHIDDRDHLGNRRIRAIGELLANELHSGLIKMQKAIRDKMTTLSGTLEDIMPHDLVNSKMITSTITEFFTSGQLSQFMDQTNPLSEVTHKRRLSALGEGGLVKERAGFEVRDVHPTHYGRICPVETPEGQNIGLINTLATFAKVNPLGFIEAPYKKVIDGMVTNEITYFTASQEEGLFIAPGSTKVDDKGKILENLVEIRQDGEILLVEKSKVDLIDISSQMVMGVAASLIPFLEHDDANRALMGSNMMRQAVPLLRPNAPVVGTGLEKTVCRDAWEAIKADRPGIVEKADSKNIYVLGQDEDGAFIDRYEVHKNVRTNNNTSFGQRTSVKAGDKVEAGQVIADGPAMDRGELAVGVNAMVAFMPWNGYNYEDAIVLSQKLIKEDSFTSIHIYEKELECRELKHGNEEITRDLPGVKEESITHLDGSGIIKVGTYIRPGMIMVGKVSPKGEIKPTPEERLLRAIFGEKAGHVINKSLYASTSMEGTVVDVKVFTKKGYEKDERAVAEIEAEKAELDLRHHDKLLMLDREEILKINGLLAESLLSKDLELDEKEYKKGSKISLEALGNVNRFAMKKVVASFDGAVEKRYNTIKEHFIKQKTELREEHEEKLIVIEHDDILASGVIKLVKVYVATKRKIKVGDKMAGRHGNKGIVSNIVPEVDMPYLKDGTGVDIILNPLGVPSRMNIGQILEVHLGLVGKRLGAQIQEIFDAKKEEFIVDLRAKMTSIASIAKLMNGKKFMDALSDDELIDYGRDWCKGVRFASQVFDGVQQAEFDKLFELAKIDADGKTELFDGKTGDQMKERVNVGYMYMLKLHHLVDEKVHARSTGPYSLVTQQPVGGKALFGGQRFGEMEVWALEAYGATAVLKEMLTTKSDDVEGRTRAYRAIANGENVPPSGVPETFFVLTKELKALGLDVEIFKEVENNE
- a CDS encoding 50S ribosomal protein L1, which translates into the protein MAKVSKRFKALVEKVESKQYELTEAVAMLKELKSAKFDESVEVSLNLNVDPRHADQMIRGAVVLPNGTGKTVRVAVFAKGAKMDEAKAAGADIVGNDELAADIQAGKIDFDVLIATPDCMGIVGKVGRILGPKGLMPNPKVGTVTMDVTKAVSDAKGGQVTYRVDKKGNMQAAVGKASFSAEAIKENIEAFLIAINKAKPSTAKGRFYTRAVVSLTMSPSIQLEPLALMDLK
- the secE gene encoding preprotein translocase subunit SecE translates to MSKLKNYYKNAKDEIQKVIFPIKEQVRTAFISVFVVVTVISLYLALIDAIMSVSLSAIIN
- the rplL gene encoding 50S ribosomal protein L7/L12 codes for the protein MAISREDVLEYISNLSVLELSELVKEFEEKFGVSAQPTVVAGGAAAGGEAAEEQTEFDVVIVETGAKKINVIKAIRALTGLGLKEAKAAAENIPSTIKEGISKEDAEAAKTSLEEAGAKVEVK